In Nomia melanderi isolate GNS246 chromosome 5, iyNomMela1, whole genome shotgun sequence, a single genomic region encodes these proteins:
- the rk gene encoding G-protein coupled receptor rickets isoform X3: MCTQYTAAAAAVVLAMFLCRICSAEQRQAGSSHALDLCNATADGRDLVCRGAGLLSILEPLDPAVLASAVNLTKLDLTNNNITDIPVRAFQRISSLEVLLLRRNHLHTIADDAFANLTSLRVLELDDNYLTKIPTAIVNLSGLEDLSLSNNKIETLDGRVFQRVTNLLSLDLRGNPIKKIHEDAFRNLRKLRKLILSNLKELRIFPNLNGTRSLEVLRLDRAQITNVPANLCEQCPRLKSLDLKSNYLPEMPDLRNCSELRVLDLASNQISSLLDEQFRGLNLLHDLLLSNNKLRVISSDTFVGLPRLQVLVRCFRDLESNYIEYIHPDAFKETKHLEDLNLGNNVFPALPTLGLSGLLHLKTFNNPALREFPSPERFPRVQTMVLSYAYHCCSFLSIEVEEPVTKSSVQESILFPTDNEFDMSLWNSSFSDIWPQLNFTYPGNLPSYVEDYFEEQNSRVTLPARTLPSHVQCLPQPGPFLPCQDLFDWWTLRCGVWVVFLLAMLGNGTVVFVLIFSRSKMDVPRFLVCNLAAADFFMGIYLGLLAVVDASTLGEFRMYAIPWQTSAGCQLAGFLGVLSSELSVYTLAVITLERNYAITHAMHLNKRLSLKHAGYIMTVGWCFALSMATLPLIGVSDYRKFAICLPFETTGNAALAYVIFLMLINGVAFLILMGCYLKMYCAIRGSQAWNSNDSRIAKRMALLVFTDFLCWSPIAFFSLTATFGLQLVSLEQAKVFAVFVLPLNSCCNPFLYAILTKQFKKDCVLICKAIEESRVTRGIGRCRHSSNFSNRQTPVNTNSLMDRSSRDNQTPCACNSRLLETGQCSGYRRWGTGILWPCAKDTRPRHTRSDQYAYQIAEIQQKQHKRASSVYSSENFSSSRSDSWRQTHHCGIPLRLLDPKRRASSWLITRKPSQDSNLSSSRNDSSGSATTASTSTWRISRSSASLEISARNTPRPARSKPRLTRQLAIQEPEPPGSPSRLAVRLLATIPSAAETSDQQDDDNAQT; the protein is encoded by the exons AGACCTGACGAACAACAACATAACAGACATTCCAGTCCGTGCCTTCCAGCGAATTTCCAGTCTTGAAGTGTT ATTACTCCGACGAAATCACTTGCACACGATCGCCGACGATGCATTCGCGAACTTGACGAGCCTTCGAGTAtt GGAGCTCGATGacaattatttaacaaaaattccgACCGCGATCGTAAACCTCTCTGGCCTTGAAGACCT GTCCCTGTCGAACAACAAGATCGAGACGCTCGACGGACGAGTCTTTCAGCGAGTCACTAATCTGTTGTCGCTGGATCTACGCGGGAATCCCATCAAGAAGATCCACGAGGACGCTTTTCGGAATCTTCGGAAGCTTCGTAAGCT GATCCTCTCGAACTTGAAGGAGTTGCGGATATTCCCGAATCTAAATGGGACACGATCGTTGGAGGTGCTGAGATTAGACCGGGCCCAAATCACGAACGTTCCGGCGAACTTGTGCGAGCAGTGCCCAAGATTGAAGAGTCT CGATCTGAAGTCGAACTATCTGCCCGAGATGCCGGATTTGCGGAACTGCAGCGAGCTGAGAGTTCT GGACCTAGCCAGTAATCAGATCTCCTCGTTACTGGACGAGCAGTTCCGAGGGCTGAACCTGCTGCACGATCTCCTCCTGTCGAACAACAAGCTGAGGGTCATTTCCAGCGACACGTTCGTCGGGCTGCCGAGGCTGCAGGTGTT GGTTCGATGTTTCAGAGACCTGGAGAGCAATTACATCGAGTACATACACCCGGACGCCTTCAAGGAGACCAAGCACCTGGAAGACCT AAACCTAGGAAATAATGTGTTCCCAGCGCTGCCAACGTTAGGGCTGTCCGGTCTTCTGCACCTGAAGACGTTCAATAACCCCGCGCTCAGGGAGTTCCCCTCGCCGGAACGGTTCCCCAGGGTGCAGACCATGGTGCTCTCGTACGCGTACCATTGTTGCTCGTTTCTCTCCATCGAGGTGGAGGAGCCGGTCACGAAATCCTCCGTTCAAGAGTCAATCCTCTTCCCGACCGACAACGAGTTCGACATGAGCCTATGGAACTCGAGCTTCTCCGATATCTGGCCTCAGCTGA ATTTTACGTACCCTGGTAACCTGCCCTCATATGTTGAGGATTATTTTGAAGAGCAGAACAGCCGCGTCACGCTGCCAGCGCGAACGCTGCCGTCGCACGTTCAGTGCCTGCCTCAACCAG GTCCCTTTCTGCCATGTCAAGATTTATTCGACTGGTGGACGCTGCGTTGCGGAGTATGGGTAGTTTTTCTGCTCGCCATGCTCGGCAATGGCACGGTCGTTTTCGTCTTAATATTCTCCAGGAGCAAGATGGACGTTCCCCGGTTCCTGGTTTGCAACCTGGCTGCAGCGGATTTTTTTATGGGCATATATTTAG GTCTCCTAGCAGTAGTGGACGCGTCAACGTTAGGCGAGTTCCGGATGTACGCGATCCCCTGGCAAACATCAGCGGGCTGCCAGCTAGCGGGCTTCCTAGGCGTGCTGAGTTCGGAACTCAGCGTGTACACCCTAGCAGTGATCACACTGGAGCGTAACTACGCGATAACTCACGCGATGCACCTGAACAAGCGTCTCTCCCTGAAGCACGCGGGCTACATCATGACAGTCGGCTGGTGTTTCGCGCTGTCGATGGCCACCCTTCCGCTGATCGGCGTCTCGGACTACCGCAAGTTCGCCATCTGCCTGCCGTTCGAGACGACCGGCAACGCCGCGCTGGCGTACGTGATCTTCCTGATGCTGATCAACGGCGTGGCGTTCCTGATCCTGATGGGCTGCTACCTGAAGATGTACTGCGCGATCCGCGGCTCGCAGGCGTGGAACTCGAACGACTCGCGCATCGCCAAGCGGATGGCGCTGTTAGTGTTCACGGACTTCCTCTGCTGGTCCCCCATAGCGTTCTTCTCCCTGACCGCGACGTTCGGGTTGCAGCTGGTGTCCCTAGAACAGGCGAAGGTGTTCGCGGTGTTCGTCCTGCCGCTGAACTCCTGCTGCAACCCGTTCCTCTACGCGATCCTCACCAAGCAGTTCAAGAAGGACTGCGTGCTGATCTGCAAGGCGATCGAGGAGTCCAGGGTGACTAGGGGGATCGGCAGGTGCAGGCACAGCTCGAACTTCAGCAACAGGCAGACGCCGGTGAACACTAACAGCCTGATGGACCGCTCGTCCAGGGACAATCAGACGCCGTGCGCGTGCAACTCGAGGCTGCTCGAGACTGGTCAGTGCTCCGGCTACCGGCGATGGGGCACGGGCATCCTGTGGCCATGCGCGAAGGACACCAGGCCGCGACACACCAGGAGCGACCAGTACGCCTACCAGATCGCCGAGATCCAGCAGAAGCAGCACAAGCGAGCCTCCTCGGTCTACTCCAGCGAGAACTTCTCCTCGTCGCGCTCGGACTCCTGGCGGCAGACCCACCACTGCGGCATACCGCTGCGGCTGCTGGACCCCAAGAGGAGAGCGTCGTCCTGGCTGATCACCAGGAAGCCGTCGCAGGACTCGAACCTCAGCTCGTCGCGCAACGACTCCTCCGGCTCGGCCACCACCGCCAGCACCAGCACGTGGAGGATCTCCAGGTCCAGCGCCTCCTTGGAGATCTCCGCGAGGAACACGCCCAGGCCGGCCAGGTCGAAGCCGAGGCTCACGCGCCAGCTGGCCATCCAAGAGCCAGAGCCACCTGGATCCCCCAGCAGACTGGCGGTCAGGCTACTCGCGACCATACCCTCCGCCGCTGAAACCAGCGACCAACAGGACGACGACAACGCGCAGACCTAG
- the rk gene encoding G-protein coupled receptor rickets isoform X1, which translates to MCTQYTAAAAAVVLAMFLCRICSAEQRQAGSSHALDLCNATADGRDLVCRGAGLLSILEPLDPAVLASAVNLTKLDLTNNNITDIPVRAFQRISSLEVLLLRRNHLHTIADDAFANLTSLRVLELDDNYLTKIPTAIVNLSGLEDLSLSNNKIETLDGRVFQRVTNLLSLDLRGNPIKKIHEDAFRNLRKLRKLILSNLKELRIFPNLNGTRSLEVLRLDRAQITNVPANLCEQCPRLKSLDLKSNYLPEMPDLRNCSELRVLDLASNQISSLLDEQFRGLNLLHDLLLSNNKLRVISSDTFVGLPRLQVLVRCFRDLESNYIEYIHPDAFKETKHLEDLNLGNNVFPALPTLGLSGLLHLKTFNNPALREFPSPERFPRVQTMVLSYAYHCCSFLSIEVEEPVTKSSVQESILFPTDNEFDMSLWNSSFSDIWPQLNNMTDKFSSRINELWANFGSDFTYPGNLPSYVEDYFEEQNSRVTLPARTLPSHVQCLPQPGPFLPCQDLFDWWTLRCGVWVVFLLAMLGNGTVVFVLIFSRSKMDVPRFLVCNLAAADFFMGIYLGLLAVVDASTLGEFRMYAIPWQTSAGCQLAGFLGVLSSELSVYTLAVITLERNYAITHAMHLNKRLSLKHAGYIMTVGWCFALSMATLPLIGVSDYRKFAICLPFETTGNAALAYVIFLMLINGVAFLILMGCYLKMYCAIRGSQAWNSNDSRIAKRMALLVFTDFLCWSPIAFFSLTATFGLQLVSLEQAKVFAVFVLPLNSCCNPFLYAILTKQFKKDCVLICKAIEESRVTRGIGRCRHSSNFSNRQTPVNTNSLMDRSSRDNQTPCACNSRLLETGQCSGYRRWGTGILWPCAKDTRPRHTRSDQYAYQIAEIQQKQHKRASSVYSSENFSSSRSDSWRQTHHCGIPLRLLDPKRRASSWLITRKPSQDSNLSSSRNDSSGSATTASTSTWRISRSSASLEISARNTPRPARSKPRLTRQLAIQEPEPPGSPSRLAVRLLATIPSAAETSDQQDDDNAQT; encoded by the exons AGACCTGACGAACAACAACATAACAGACATTCCAGTCCGTGCCTTCCAGCGAATTTCCAGTCTTGAAGTGTT ATTACTCCGACGAAATCACTTGCACACGATCGCCGACGATGCATTCGCGAACTTGACGAGCCTTCGAGTAtt GGAGCTCGATGacaattatttaacaaaaattccgACCGCGATCGTAAACCTCTCTGGCCTTGAAGACCT GTCCCTGTCGAACAACAAGATCGAGACGCTCGACGGACGAGTCTTTCAGCGAGTCACTAATCTGTTGTCGCTGGATCTACGCGGGAATCCCATCAAGAAGATCCACGAGGACGCTTTTCGGAATCTTCGGAAGCTTCGTAAGCT GATCCTCTCGAACTTGAAGGAGTTGCGGATATTCCCGAATCTAAATGGGACACGATCGTTGGAGGTGCTGAGATTAGACCGGGCCCAAATCACGAACGTTCCGGCGAACTTGTGCGAGCAGTGCCCAAGATTGAAGAGTCT CGATCTGAAGTCGAACTATCTGCCCGAGATGCCGGATTTGCGGAACTGCAGCGAGCTGAGAGTTCT GGACCTAGCCAGTAATCAGATCTCCTCGTTACTGGACGAGCAGTTCCGAGGGCTGAACCTGCTGCACGATCTCCTCCTGTCGAACAACAAGCTGAGGGTCATTTCCAGCGACACGTTCGTCGGGCTGCCGAGGCTGCAGGTGTT GGTTCGATGTTTCAGAGACCTGGAGAGCAATTACATCGAGTACATACACCCGGACGCCTTCAAGGAGACCAAGCACCTGGAAGACCT AAACCTAGGAAATAATGTGTTCCCAGCGCTGCCAACGTTAGGGCTGTCCGGTCTTCTGCACCTGAAGACGTTCAATAACCCCGCGCTCAGGGAGTTCCCCTCGCCGGAACGGTTCCCCAGGGTGCAGACCATGGTGCTCTCGTACGCGTACCATTGTTGCTCGTTTCTCTCCATCGAGGTGGAGGAGCCGGTCACGAAATCCTCCGTTCAAGAGTCAATCCTCTTCCCGACCGACAACGAGTTCGACATGAGCCTATGGAACTCGAGCTTCTCCGATATCTGGCCTCAGCTGA ATAACATGACCGACAAATTCAGCTCGCGAATAAATGAACTTTGGGCTAACTTTGGTTCAGATTTTACGTACCCTGGTAACCTGCCCTCATATGTTGAGGATTATTTTGAAGAGCAGAACAGCCGCGTCACGCTGCCAGCGCGAACGCTGCCGTCGCACGTTCAGTGCCTGCCTCAACCAG GTCCCTTTCTGCCATGTCAAGATTTATTCGACTGGTGGACGCTGCGTTGCGGAGTATGGGTAGTTTTTCTGCTCGCCATGCTCGGCAATGGCACGGTCGTTTTCGTCTTAATATTCTCCAGGAGCAAGATGGACGTTCCCCGGTTCCTGGTTTGCAACCTGGCTGCAGCGGATTTTTTTATGGGCATATATTTAG GTCTCCTAGCAGTAGTGGACGCGTCAACGTTAGGCGAGTTCCGGATGTACGCGATCCCCTGGCAAACATCAGCGGGCTGCCAGCTAGCGGGCTTCCTAGGCGTGCTGAGTTCGGAACTCAGCGTGTACACCCTAGCAGTGATCACACTGGAGCGTAACTACGCGATAACTCACGCGATGCACCTGAACAAGCGTCTCTCCCTGAAGCACGCGGGCTACATCATGACAGTCGGCTGGTGTTTCGCGCTGTCGATGGCCACCCTTCCGCTGATCGGCGTCTCGGACTACCGCAAGTTCGCCATCTGCCTGCCGTTCGAGACGACCGGCAACGCCGCGCTGGCGTACGTGATCTTCCTGATGCTGATCAACGGCGTGGCGTTCCTGATCCTGATGGGCTGCTACCTGAAGATGTACTGCGCGATCCGCGGCTCGCAGGCGTGGAACTCGAACGACTCGCGCATCGCCAAGCGGATGGCGCTGTTAGTGTTCACGGACTTCCTCTGCTGGTCCCCCATAGCGTTCTTCTCCCTGACCGCGACGTTCGGGTTGCAGCTGGTGTCCCTAGAACAGGCGAAGGTGTTCGCGGTGTTCGTCCTGCCGCTGAACTCCTGCTGCAACCCGTTCCTCTACGCGATCCTCACCAAGCAGTTCAAGAAGGACTGCGTGCTGATCTGCAAGGCGATCGAGGAGTCCAGGGTGACTAGGGGGATCGGCAGGTGCAGGCACAGCTCGAACTTCAGCAACAGGCAGACGCCGGTGAACACTAACAGCCTGATGGACCGCTCGTCCAGGGACAATCAGACGCCGTGCGCGTGCAACTCGAGGCTGCTCGAGACTGGTCAGTGCTCCGGCTACCGGCGATGGGGCACGGGCATCCTGTGGCCATGCGCGAAGGACACCAGGCCGCGACACACCAGGAGCGACCAGTACGCCTACCAGATCGCCGAGATCCAGCAGAAGCAGCACAAGCGAGCCTCCTCGGTCTACTCCAGCGAGAACTTCTCCTCGTCGCGCTCGGACTCCTGGCGGCAGACCCACCACTGCGGCATACCGCTGCGGCTGCTGGACCCCAAGAGGAGAGCGTCGTCCTGGCTGATCACCAGGAAGCCGTCGCAGGACTCGAACCTCAGCTCGTCGCGCAACGACTCCTCCGGCTCGGCCACCACCGCCAGCACCAGCACGTGGAGGATCTCCAGGTCCAGCGCCTCCTTGGAGATCTCCGCGAGGAACACGCCCAGGCCGGCCAGGTCGAAGCCGAGGCTCACGCGCCAGCTGGCCATCCAAGAGCCAGAGCCACCTGGATCCCCCAGCAGACTGGCGGTCAGGCTACTCGCGACCATACCCTCCGCCGCTGAAACCAGCGACCAACAGGACGACGACAACGCGCAGACCTAG
- the rk gene encoding G-protein coupled receptor rickets isoform X2: MCTQYTAAAAAVVLAMFLCRICSAEQRQAGSSHALDLCNATADGRDLVCRGAGLLSILEPLDPAVLASAVNLTKLDLTNNNITDIPVRAFQRISSLEVLLLRRNHLHTIADDAFANLTSLRVLELDDNYLTKIPTAIVNLSGLEDLSLSNNKIETLDGRVFQRVTNLLSLDLRGNPIKKIHEDAFRNLRKLRKLILSNLKELRIFPNLNGTRSLEVLRLDRAQITNVPANLCEQCPRLKSLDLKSNYLPEMPDLRNCSELRVLDLASNQISSLLDEQFRGLNLLHDLLLSNNKLRVISSDTFVGLPRLQVLDLESNYIEYIHPDAFKETKHLEDLNLGNNVFPALPTLGLSGLLHLKTFNNPALREFPSPERFPRVQTMVLSYAYHCCSFLSIEVEEPVTKSSVQESILFPTDNEFDMSLWNSSFSDIWPQLNNMTDKFSSRINELWANFGSDFTYPGNLPSYVEDYFEEQNSRVTLPARTLPSHVQCLPQPGPFLPCQDLFDWWTLRCGVWVVFLLAMLGNGTVVFVLIFSRSKMDVPRFLVCNLAAADFFMGIYLGLLAVVDASTLGEFRMYAIPWQTSAGCQLAGFLGVLSSELSVYTLAVITLERNYAITHAMHLNKRLSLKHAGYIMTVGWCFALSMATLPLIGVSDYRKFAICLPFETTGNAALAYVIFLMLINGVAFLILMGCYLKMYCAIRGSQAWNSNDSRIAKRMALLVFTDFLCWSPIAFFSLTATFGLQLVSLEQAKVFAVFVLPLNSCCNPFLYAILTKQFKKDCVLICKAIEESRVTRGIGRCRHSSNFSNRQTPVNTNSLMDRSSRDNQTPCACNSRLLETGQCSGYRRWGTGILWPCAKDTRPRHTRSDQYAYQIAEIQQKQHKRASSVYSSENFSSSRSDSWRQTHHCGIPLRLLDPKRRASSWLITRKPSQDSNLSSSRNDSSGSATTASTSTWRISRSSASLEISARNTPRPARSKPRLTRQLAIQEPEPPGSPSRLAVRLLATIPSAAETSDQQDDDNAQT; the protein is encoded by the exons AGACCTGACGAACAACAACATAACAGACATTCCAGTCCGTGCCTTCCAGCGAATTTCCAGTCTTGAAGTGTT ATTACTCCGACGAAATCACTTGCACACGATCGCCGACGATGCATTCGCGAACTTGACGAGCCTTCGAGTAtt GGAGCTCGATGacaattatttaacaaaaattccgACCGCGATCGTAAACCTCTCTGGCCTTGAAGACCT GTCCCTGTCGAACAACAAGATCGAGACGCTCGACGGACGAGTCTTTCAGCGAGTCACTAATCTGTTGTCGCTGGATCTACGCGGGAATCCCATCAAGAAGATCCACGAGGACGCTTTTCGGAATCTTCGGAAGCTTCGTAAGCT GATCCTCTCGAACTTGAAGGAGTTGCGGATATTCCCGAATCTAAATGGGACACGATCGTTGGAGGTGCTGAGATTAGACCGGGCCCAAATCACGAACGTTCCGGCGAACTTGTGCGAGCAGTGCCCAAGATTGAAGAGTCT CGATCTGAAGTCGAACTATCTGCCCGAGATGCCGGATTTGCGGAACTGCAGCGAGCTGAGAGTTCT GGACCTAGCCAGTAATCAGATCTCCTCGTTACTGGACGAGCAGTTCCGAGGGCTGAACCTGCTGCACGATCTCCTCCTGTCGAACAACAAGCTGAGGGTCATTTCCAGCGACACGTTCGTCGGGCTGCCGAGGCTGCAGGTGTT AGACCTGGAGAGCAATTACATCGAGTACATACACCCGGACGCCTTCAAGGAGACCAAGCACCTGGAAGACCT AAACCTAGGAAATAATGTGTTCCCAGCGCTGCCAACGTTAGGGCTGTCCGGTCTTCTGCACCTGAAGACGTTCAATAACCCCGCGCTCAGGGAGTTCCCCTCGCCGGAACGGTTCCCCAGGGTGCAGACCATGGTGCTCTCGTACGCGTACCATTGTTGCTCGTTTCTCTCCATCGAGGTGGAGGAGCCGGTCACGAAATCCTCCGTTCAAGAGTCAATCCTCTTCCCGACCGACAACGAGTTCGACATGAGCCTATGGAACTCGAGCTTCTCCGATATCTGGCCTCAGCTGA ATAACATGACCGACAAATTCAGCTCGCGAATAAATGAACTTTGGGCTAACTTTGGTTCAGATTTTACGTACCCTGGTAACCTGCCCTCATATGTTGAGGATTATTTTGAAGAGCAGAACAGCCGCGTCACGCTGCCAGCGCGAACGCTGCCGTCGCACGTTCAGTGCCTGCCTCAACCAG GTCCCTTTCTGCCATGTCAAGATTTATTCGACTGGTGGACGCTGCGTTGCGGAGTATGGGTAGTTTTTCTGCTCGCCATGCTCGGCAATGGCACGGTCGTTTTCGTCTTAATATTCTCCAGGAGCAAGATGGACGTTCCCCGGTTCCTGGTTTGCAACCTGGCTGCAGCGGATTTTTTTATGGGCATATATTTAG GTCTCCTAGCAGTAGTGGACGCGTCAACGTTAGGCGAGTTCCGGATGTACGCGATCCCCTGGCAAACATCAGCGGGCTGCCAGCTAGCGGGCTTCCTAGGCGTGCTGAGTTCGGAACTCAGCGTGTACACCCTAGCAGTGATCACACTGGAGCGTAACTACGCGATAACTCACGCGATGCACCTGAACAAGCGTCTCTCCCTGAAGCACGCGGGCTACATCATGACAGTCGGCTGGTGTTTCGCGCTGTCGATGGCCACCCTTCCGCTGATCGGCGTCTCGGACTACCGCAAGTTCGCCATCTGCCTGCCGTTCGAGACGACCGGCAACGCCGCGCTGGCGTACGTGATCTTCCTGATGCTGATCAACGGCGTGGCGTTCCTGATCCTGATGGGCTGCTACCTGAAGATGTACTGCGCGATCCGCGGCTCGCAGGCGTGGAACTCGAACGACTCGCGCATCGCCAAGCGGATGGCGCTGTTAGTGTTCACGGACTTCCTCTGCTGGTCCCCCATAGCGTTCTTCTCCCTGACCGCGACGTTCGGGTTGCAGCTGGTGTCCCTAGAACAGGCGAAGGTGTTCGCGGTGTTCGTCCTGCCGCTGAACTCCTGCTGCAACCCGTTCCTCTACGCGATCCTCACCAAGCAGTTCAAGAAGGACTGCGTGCTGATCTGCAAGGCGATCGAGGAGTCCAGGGTGACTAGGGGGATCGGCAGGTGCAGGCACAGCTCGAACTTCAGCAACAGGCAGACGCCGGTGAACACTAACAGCCTGATGGACCGCTCGTCCAGGGACAATCAGACGCCGTGCGCGTGCAACTCGAGGCTGCTCGAGACTGGTCAGTGCTCCGGCTACCGGCGATGGGGCACGGGCATCCTGTGGCCATGCGCGAAGGACACCAGGCCGCGACACACCAGGAGCGACCAGTACGCCTACCAGATCGCCGAGATCCAGCAGAAGCAGCACAAGCGAGCCTCCTCGGTCTACTCCAGCGAGAACTTCTCCTCGTCGCGCTCGGACTCCTGGCGGCAGACCCACCACTGCGGCATACCGCTGCGGCTGCTGGACCCCAAGAGGAGAGCGTCGTCCTGGCTGATCACCAGGAAGCCGTCGCAGGACTCGAACCTCAGCTCGTCGCGCAACGACTCCTCCGGCTCGGCCACCACCGCCAGCACCAGCACGTGGAGGATCTCCAGGTCCAGCGCCTCCTTGGAGATCTCCGCGAGGAACACGCCCAGGCCGGCCAGGTCGAAGCCGAGGCTCACGCGCCAGCTGGCCATCCAAGAGCCAGAGCCACCTGGATCCCCCAGCAGACTGGCGGTCAGGCTACTCGCGACCATACCCTCCGCCGCTGAAACCAGCGACCAACAGGACGACGACAACGCGCAGACCTAG